In one Spirosoma rigui genomic region, the following are encoded:
- a CDS encoding GNAT family N-acetyltransferase, whose protein sequence is MTVLQTDRLNLCLLTTQDAPFILELLNSPGWLEYIGDRGVRTLDDAEQYILKGPVASYAELGFGLYLVRLREDDVPIGLCGFLKRGTLACIDIGFAFMPAFTRQGYAFEAASAVMKHARTTLGIDRIMAITLPGNRNSIQLLKRLGMQFDRFITLGDGPELMLFVTDQ, encoded by the coding sequence ATGACCGTACTCCAGACCGACCGACTGAACCTGTGCCTGCTGACAACGCAGGATGCTCCTTTCATTCTCGAACTGCTGAACAGCCCCGGCTGGCTGGAATACATTGGCGACCGGGGGGTGAGAACCCTCGACGATGCGGAGCAGTACATCCTGAAGGGACCCGTAGCCAGTTATGCCGAGCTGGGTTTCGGTCTTTATCTGGTGCGGCTCCGGGAGGACGATGTACCCATTGGCCTGTGCGGTTTTTTAAAGCGCGGGACGCTCGCCTGCATCGACATCGGGTTTGCGTTCATGCCTGCCTTCACCCGCCAGGGGTATGCCTTCGAGGCTGCTTCGGCGGTGATGAAACACGCCCGGACAACGCTGGGTATCGACCGGATCATGGCCATCACCCTGCCCGGCAACCGCAACTCGATTCAGCTGCTCAAACGGCTGGGCATGCAGTTCGACCGGTTCATTACCCTCGGCGATGGCCCTGAACTGATGTTGTTCGTGACAGACCAATAA
- a CDS encoding TonB-dependent receptor domain-containing protein — translation MRHPVLLLLLTFGLWSGLTHTETSYAQFGPPGGGPGGPPGMGGQDTRRKKEEFTGVADDTPKGNGKITGLLVDSTSGKPVEFATIALISTTTNKPVDGTTSDAKGNFAMNKLGPGSYRLQYSFIGYKNQDSQPFTIAKGTELSMGSVKLAADIRTLGEVVVTGQAALIEEKVDRLVFNADKDLTSKGGDASDVLKRVPMLSVDLDGNVSLRGSQNIRVLINNKPSTIVAANVADALKQLPADMIKSVEVITSPSAKYDAEGAAGIINIVTKKNTLHGLTLNVDAGVGLRASNLGLNGSYRQGKLGITLGGFGRAMYNRASSTLEQTTLVGNQPQRTSQQATAFDTPVFGQYTLGFDYDLAKNQSLSANVRFGTRNFVQQQSQLTTAYLGDVVQNQTNRDVDRKDLSNSVDMNLDYIRTFKPQQEWTISTQYSRTGLTNNFYADLLNSTGELTGRQRNLNNNTNGEFTIQTDYQTPIRKNQLLEFGGKAIMRQVDSRYQYQVGTSTGELAFDPTNPSGALNYSQNIGAGYVSYTYVTPSKYTFKVGTRYEHTGITAKANENIALNIPDYSNLVPSLNVSKSLSASTTLKAAYNRRIQRPGLQQLNPNPNAANPQMIMIGNPTLKPELTDNVELSLSSTIKKTYLNAAIFGRLTNNAITQIRIPSDTLPGGIITTFQNIGVQRTYGGNVFFNTNLTSKWSLNGGIDGYYVYMQGTTPGADGKSMAISNSGISLGGRLMSQLQLDKGWSAQVFSFFRGPMPQLQGTMGGFYMYSLGFRKDLANKRGSLGLAAENFLSNGVVMRTNLNSPLLTQVNVTHLYNSNVKATFTYRIGKMSFDQPRRKARSVNNDDVKGDGGGDSQPAATPAGGRPR, via the coding sequence ATGCGCCATCCCGTTTTACTGTTGTTGCTGACCTTTGGCCTCTGGAGCGGCCTCACCCATACCGAAACATCCTACGCTCAGTTTGGCCCGCCGGGTGGTGGCCCCGGTGGCCCGCCGGGCATGGGTGGTCAGGATACACGCCGTAAAAAAGAGGAGTTTACGGGCGTAGCCGACGACACCCCCAAAGGAAATGGTAAAATAACGGGCCTGCTGGTCGACTCCACCTCGGGAAAACCCGTTGAGTTCGCCACCATTGCCCTCATTAGCACCACCACCAACAAACCGGTCGACGGAACGACCTCCGACGCGAAAGGAAACTTTGCAATGAACAAACTGGGGCCCGGCAGCTACCGGCTGCAGTACTCGTTCATCGGCTATAAAAACCAGGACTCCCAACCCTTCACCATCGCCAAAGGCACCGAACTCAGCATGGGATCGGTTAAACTGGCTGCCGACATCCGGACGCTGGGCGAAGTGGTTGTGACGGGCCAGGCCGCGCTGATCGAGGAAAAAGTAGATCGCCTGGTGTTCAACGCCGATAAGGATCTGACCTCGAAGGGGGGCGACGCATCGGACGTACTCAAACGCGTGCCGATGCTGTCGGTCGATCTGGACGGGAATGTGAGCCTGCGTGGCAGCCAGAACATCCGGGTACTGATCAATAACAAACCGTCGACCATCGTGGCGGCCAACGTTGCCGACGCCCTCAAGCAACTCCCCGCCGACATGATCAAGTCGGTGGAGGTCATCACCAGTCCATCGGCCAAGTACGACGCCGAAGGAGCTGCCGGCATTATTAACATCGTCACCAAAAAAAACACGCTGCACGGGCTGACGCTGAACGTCGACGCAGGGGTGGGCCTGCGGGCTTCCAACCTGGGCCTCAACGGCTCTTATCGGCAGGGTAAGCTCGGTATTACACTTGGCGGCTTTGGCCGGGCCATGTACAACCGGGCCTCGTCGACCCTCGAGCAAACGACCCTCGTGGGCAACCAGCCCCAGCGGACCAGCCAGCAGGCCACCGCCTTCGATACCCCGGTGTTCGGTCAGTATACACTGGGCTTCGATTACGACCTGGCCAAAAATCAGTCACTCTCGGCAAACGTTCGTTTCGGCACCCGCAACTTCGTGCAGCAGCAGAGCCAGCTCACCACCGCCTACCTCGGCGACGTAGTACAGAACCAGACCAACCGGGATGTCGACCGGAAAGACCTGTCGAACTCGGTAGACATGAACCTGGACTACATCCGGACGTTCAAGCCCCAGCAGGAATGGACCATTTCCACCCAGTATAGCCGAACGGGTCTGACCAATAACTTCTACGCCGATCTCCTCAACAGCACCGGCGAGCTGACTGGCCGGCAGCGAAACCTGAATAACAACACCAACGGCGAGTTCACGATCCAGACGGACTACCAGACGCCCATCCGCAAAAATCAGCTACTGGAGTTTGGCGGCAAAGCCATCATGCGGCAGGTCGACAGCCGGTATCAGTACCAGGTCGGCACCAGCACGGGCGAACTCGCTTTCGACCCAACGAATCCATCGGGCGCGCTCAACTACAGCCAGAACATTGGTGCCGGCTACGTTTCCTATACCTACGTAACCCCGAGCAAATATACCTTCAAGGTAGGCACCCGCTACGAGCATACGGGTATCACGGCCAAAGCCAACGAAAATATCGCCCTCAACATCCCGGACTACAGCAACCTGGTTCCCAGCCTGAACGTATCCAAAAGCCTGTCGGCCAGCACAACGCTGAAAGCAGCCTACAACCGCCGGATTCAGCGACCGGGGTTGCAGCAGCTGAACCCCAACCCCAACGCGGCCAACCCGCAGATGATCATGATCGGCAACCCGACGCTGAAACCCGAGCTGACCGACAATGTGGAGCTAAGCCTGAGTTCAACCATCAAAAAGACGTACCTGAACGCGGCCATTTTCGGGCGGCTCACCAACAACGCCATCACGCAAATCCGCATCCCTTCCGATACGCTGCCGGGTGGCATCATCACGACGTTCCAGAATATCGGGGTGCAACGGACCTACGGGGGTAATGTCTTCTTCAACACCAATCTCACGTCGAAATGGAGTCTGAACGGCGGCATCGACGGCTACTACGTGTACATGCAGGGTACGACGCCCGGTGCCGACGGCAAGTCCATGGCCATCAGTAATTCGGGCATCAGTCTGGGCGGGCGGCTTATGAGCCAGCTCCAGCTCGACAAAGGCTGGAGCGCGCAGGTCTTCAGCTTCTTCCGCGGCCCCATGCCGCAGCTGCAGGGAACCATGGGCGGGTTCTATATGTACTCGCTGGGCTTCCGGAAAGACCTTGCCAACAAGCGGGGCAGCCTTGGTCTGGCCGCCGAGAACTTCCTGAGCAACGGGGTTGTCATGCGTACCAACCTGAACTCGCCCCTGCTCACCCAGGTCAATGTCACCCACCTCTACAACTCAAATGTGAAGGCGACATTCACCTACCGCATCGGCAAGATGAGCTTCGACCAGCCCCGCCGGAAAGCCCGGTCGGTGAACAACGACGATGTCAAAGGCGACGGCGGTGGCGACAGTCAGCCCGCAGCCACACCCGCGGGTGGCCGGCCCCGGTAA
- a CDS encoding alpha/beta hydrolase family esterase: protein MPKWLTVSCLFAVLIVSSARAQLISDSLLVDGRYRSFHYNTPSQSLRRPGLVFVLHGSGGNGKGMMKSAEKMEQQANADNALVVYPDGYKRYWNECRKLSPAEANQLDVNEQAFFDAMLAYFKQRYRINPAHVFAVGTSGGGHMAYKLALTMPKTFRAITAIIANLPDTTNLDCTPSGKPVAMMIVNGTLDPINPYNGGPVILGKNMNMGEVRSTERTLAYWAGLARYQGKPALETLPDVDPGDGKTIERYTYKEQGKPEIVLLKVIGGKHDYPNDIDVHLEAWRFFQRQIQ from the coding sequence ATGCCGAAGTGGTTAACCGTTTCCTGTCTGTTCGCCGTTCTGATTGTCTCGTCGGCCCGTGCTCAACTCATCAGCGATTCGCTGCTCGTCGATGGCCGCTACCGGTCGTTTCATTACAATACCCCGTCCCAATCACTCCGCCGGCCCGGGCTGGTCTTTGTCCTGCATGGGTCGGGCGGCAACGGTAAAGGCATGATGAAATCGGCCGAAAAGATGGAACAGCAGGCTAATGCCGACAATGCGCTGGTCGTTTACCCGGATGGGTACAAACGCTACTGGAACGAGTGCCGGAAACTATCGCCCGCCGAAGCCAACCAGCTGGACGTCAATGAACAGGCTTTTTTCGACGCCATGCTTGCGTATTTTAAACAACGGTACCGCATCAATCCGGCCCATGTGTTTGCCGTGGGGACCTCGGGGGGCGGACATATGGCCTATAAACTGGCGCTGACTATGCCTAAAACGTTCCGGGCGATAACGGCCATCATTGCCAACCTGCCCGACACGACCAACCTGGACTGTACCCCTTCGGGCAAACCGGTGGCTATGATGATCGTCAACGGAACCCTCGACCCAATCAATCCCTACAACGGTGGTCCCGTCATACTGGGAAAAAACATGAACATGGGGGAGGTTCGCTCCACCGAGCGCACCCTGGCTTACTGGGCTGGGCTGGCCCGTTACCAGGGTAAACCCGCGCTGGAAACGCTGCCCGATGTTGACCCCGGCGACGGTAAAACCATCGAGCGCTATACGTATAAAGAGCAGGGTAAGCCCGAAATTGTGCTGCTGAAAGTAATTGGTGGCAAGCACGATTACCCCAACGATATCGATGTGCATCTGGAAGCCTGGCGATTTTTCCAGCGACAGATTCAGTAA
- a CDS encoding YceI family protein — protein sequence MNSFVVSVAALFCLTTANAQTWNVDKAHAKVGFTVTHLMLSEVDGNFKNYEAKLTASKPDLSDAVIELTADVNSIDTDNDRRDGHLKGADFFDAAKFPTLTFKSTSFKKVEGKKYKLTGDLTMHGITKPLTLDAVLTGPVTMENQMGKQEKAGLKISGTLKRSDYSLGTIPVTVVSDEVELKAFGEFAKANPAVAEKK from the coding sequence ATGAACTCATTCGTAGTCTCCGTAGCCGCCCTCTTTTGTCTCACAACGGCCAACGCCCAAACCTGGAACGTTGACAAAGCCCACGCTAAAGTCGGCTTTACCGTTACCCACCTGATGCTGTCGGAAGTGGACGGTAATTTCAAAAATTATGAGGCCAAACTAACGGCCAGCAAGCCCGACCTGTCGGATGCGGTTATCGAACTGACAGCCGATGTCAACAGCATCGATACCGACAACGACCGGCGCGACGGACACCTGAAAGGGGCCGACTTTTTCGACGCGGCCAAGTTCCCAACGCTGACGTTTAAGAGCACCTCGTTTAAAAAAGTAGAGGGCAAGAAATACAAACTTACCGGCGACCTGACCATGCACGGTATTACCAAGCCCCTCACCCTGGATGCCGTTCTGACGGGACCGGTCACGATGGAGAACCAGATGGGCAAGCAGGAAAAGGCAGGCCTGAAAATCAGCGGCACCCTGAAGCGCTCGGATTACAGTCTGGGCACGATCCCGGTTACCGTGGTCAGCGACGAGGTGGAGTTGAAAGCGTTTGGTGAATTTGCCAAAGCGAACCCGGCCGTTGCGGAGAAGAAATAA
- a CDS encoding DoxX family protein, whose product MNEKAVRKIARIMLGTNLVFAGISHLTFARKAFRAQVPDWVPLPIDDTVVYSGLAEIALGSSLILTNERHQKTVGKVAATFFTAVFPGNISQYVNKRSAFGLDTDQKRLTRLFFQPVLIYWALASTDNA is encoded by the coding sequence ATGAACGAGAAAGCAGTACGGAAAATCGCCCGCATCATGCTGGGTACTAATCTGGTCTTTGCGGGGATCAGTCATCTGACTTTTGCGCGGAAAGCCTTTCGGGCGCAGGTGCCGGATTGGGTACCGCTACCAATCGACGATACCGTCGTTTATTCGGGGCTAGCCGAAATCGCCCTGGGCAGCAGCCTGATATTAACTAACGAACGTCATCAGAAAACGGTGGGTAAAGTAGCCGCTACGTTTTTTACGGCGGTGTTTCCCGGCAACATCTCGCAGTACGTCAATAAACGGAGCGCCTTCGGTCTGGATACCGATCAGAAGCGGCTTACGCGCTTGTTTTTTCAGCCTGTCCTGATCTACTGGGCGCTGGCCAGCACCGATAATGCCTAA
- a CDS encoding patatin-like phospholipase family protein — MKALVIGGGGSKGAFAVGVLKYIHQNVQPIDTFDIYSGTSTGSLISPLALLGEMDKLERVYTTSTNDDILVKHSFGRILTDISIYDATPLLRLIERTLSGAQLAAILNSPKRLYLSGVSLQTQELVHFATKDTPPTDAYRIARLRTAVDLQRAMLASSCQPIYMQPIDVFRQRVEQFCDGGVRENTPLQVAVDNGATEIIAISMGPKPGQSVFSTTLLTQAASILGFTIDTFSSDVGQNDYRLPQLTAAMNQYLKLVKDQLRTNGVNPSVIASSFAAPGNPLLNKPLLKLHEIRPDVNLSTSEFGGEGGLDFNPEKMKRMLQLGFAKARQYFTTTTPIA, encoded by the coding sequence ATGAAAGCACTAGTCATTGGGGGCGGAGGCTCGAAAGGGGCTTTTGCGGTGGGCGTACTCAAATATATCCACCAAAACGTGCAGCCCATCGATACGTTCGATATCTACAGCGGCACCAGCACTGGCTCACTCATCAGCCCGCTGGCGCTGCTGGGCGAGATGGACAAGCTGGAAAGGGTCTACACCACCAGCACGAATGACGATATTCTGGTAAAGCATAGCTTCGGCCGCATCCTGACCGATATCTCTATCTACGATGCTACGCCCCTCCTGCGGCTCATCGAACGAACACTGAGCGGAGCCCAGCTGGCAGCAATCCTGAACTCCCCCAAACGACTCTACCTGTCGGGGGTGTCGCTGCAAACGCAGGAGTTGGTCCACTTTGCCACCAAAGACACGCCCCCTACCGACGCCTACCGGATTGCGCGCCTGCGAACGGCCGTTGATCTGCAACGCGCCATGCTGGCCTCCAGCTGCCAGCCCATCTACATGCAGCCCATCGACGTATTTCGCCAGCGCGTCGAGCAGTTCTGCGACGGGGGCGTTCGGGAGAATACGCCCCTGCAGGTGGCTGTCGACAATGGAGCGACCGAGATCATTGCCATATCCATGGGGCCCAAACCCGGCCAGAGCGTATTTTCCACGACGCTGTTGACGCAGGCAGCCAGCATTCTGGGTTTTACCATCGACACGTTCAGCTCCGACGTGGGCCAGAACGACTACCGGCTGCCCCAGCTCACGGCCGCCATGAACCAGTACCTGAAACTGGTCAAGGATCAACTCAGGACCAACGGGGTCAACCCCTCGGTCATTGCCAGCAGCTTTGCAGCGCCGGGCAACCCGCTGCTCAACAAGCCTCTGCTGAAGCTGCACGAAATCAGACCCGACGTCAACCTGTCGACCAGCGAATTTGGGGGCGAAGGCGGTCTTGACTTCAACCCCGAAAAAATGAAACGAATGCTCCAGCTGGGCTTTGCAAAAGCCCGGCAGTATTTCACCACAACGACACCAATCGCCTGA
- a CDS encoding VOC family protein, with translation MTASLLGLRTAIYAAPDLAQAKAWYGRFLGIDPYFDEPFYVGFNVGGYELGLDPYATPAPGTPITYWGVTDVQAVWDALLAQGATPDQHPQDVGDGIVVATVSDPFGNTLGIIQNPHFKLG, from the coding sequence ATGACAGCTTCCCTGTTAGGCCTCCGCACGGCCATCTACGCAGCACCAGACCTGGCGCAGGCCAAAGCCTGGTACGGTCGGTTCCTGGGCATCGACCCGTACTTCGACGAACCGTTTTACGTGGGCTTCAACGTGGGTGGCTACGAACTCGGCCTGGACCCGTACGCCACTCCCGCCCCCGGCACCCCGATCACGTACTGGGGGGTGACGGATGTACAGGCGGTTTGGGATGCGCTTCTGGCACAGGGAGCCACGCCCGATCAGCACCCGCAGGACGTGGGCGATGGTATTGTAGTAGCTACCGTTAGCGACCCGTTTGGCAATACGCTGGGAATTATCCAAAATCCACACTTTAAACTCGGCTAG
- a CDS encoding dienelactone hydrolase family protein — MDPSSTKKQRHALYQLLGKLPDRHRPISLVTTATEQTDELITETLLLDINGVEQVPAYFTKPRNAATPLPVVLFHHSHFGQYEVGKEEFVRGRPQMQSPSYALALARAGYAGLCIDSWCFGERRANSEMDTFKYMLWQGQVLWGMMVYDSLRALDYLHTRPDVDPHRIGTMGMSMGSTMAWWLAALDDRIRVCVDLCCLTDYQSLINAKGLGLHGIYYYVPDLLTHFTTSTINALIAPRPHFSLAGRFDPLTPLVGLAKIDEYLRLVYRQAGAPTAWQLRIYDVGHQETAAMRADIMDFYATWL; from the coding sequence ATGGACCCTTCGAGCACGAAAAAACAGCGTCATGCTTTGTACCAGCTGCTGGGTAAACTCCCCGACCGGCACCGACCCATTTCCCTTGTAACGACGGCGACTGAGCAGACCGACGAGCTAATCACTGAAACGCTGCTGCTCGACATCAACGGCGTTGAGCAGGTTCCGGCCTATTTCACCAAGCCGAGGAATGCCGCCACGCCCCTGCCCGTAGTGCTGTTTCACCATTCCCACTTTGGGCAGTATGAGGTAGGCAAGGAGGAATTCGTGCGGGGCCGGCCCCAAATGCAGTCGCCTTCCTACGCCCTGGCGCTGGCCCGGGCGGGGTATGCCGGCTTGTGCATCGACAGCTGGTGTTTTGGGGAACGGCGTGCCAACTCAGAGATGGACACCTTCAAGTACATGCTCTGGCAAGGTCAGGTGCTGTGGGGCATGATGGTCTATGACAGCCTGCGGGCGCTGGACTACCTGCACACCCGCCCCGATGTTGACCCGCATCGGATCGGCACCATGGGCATGTCCATGGGCAGCACGATGGCCTGGTGGCTGGCGGCCCTTGATGACCGAATCAGGGTATGCGTTGACCTGTGCTGTCTGACAGACTACCAGTCGCTCATCAACGCAAAGGGCCTGGGCTTACATGGCATTTATTACTACGTACCTGACCTGCTGACTCACTTCACAACCTCTACCATCAACGCCCTCATTGCGCCCCGCCCCCATTTCAGCCTGGCCGGCCGCTTCGATCCGCTGACACCCCTGGTGGGTCTGGCCAAAATTGACGAATACCTCCGCCTTGTCTACCGGCAGGCTGGCGCCCCTACCGCGTGGCAACTGCGCATCTACGATGTGGGGCACCAGGAGACGGCCGCCATGCGGGCCGACATTATGGATTTTTACGCAACCTGGCTGTAA
- a CDS encoding SRPBCC family protein, with protein MQSIRYYLFVLLCWYGLPQRPVRAQASEGWTLEKNKDQIQVYSRYVGTSKIAELKVECTIPGTKQQLVALLSDVASYPQVIYGTKRANLIKRTSETQFTYYIVNKLPWPVKDRDMAVQLSFAYEPAGKTLRIQANRVPNLVPPDPDLVRIADFSANWIVHSVNERTLKITYTCRIDPGGSIPPKVENFAASTGAYNSFTLIRDNLSAPRYQGKTFSFMR; from the coding sequence ATGCAATCAATACGATATTATCTGTTCGTCCTGCTCTGCTGGTACGGGCTACCCCAACGACCGGTCCGGGCGCAGGCCTCGGAGGGCTGGACACTGGAAAAGAACAAAGATCAGATTCAGGTCTATTCCCGCTACGTAGGTACCAGTAAAATTGCCGAACTAAAGGTCGAGTGCACCATTCCCGGAACCAAACAGCAGTTGGTGGCCCTGCTCTCCGACGTAGCCAGTTACCCGCAGGTCATTTACGGAACCAAGCGGGCAAACCTGATCAAGCGCACCAGTGAGACGCAATTTACTTATTACATCGTCAACAAGTTACCCTGGCCCGTCAAAGACCGCGACATGGCGGTTCAGCTCAGCTTCGCTTACGAACCCGCGGGTAAAACACTGCGTATCCAGGCCAACCGGGTGCCCAATCTGGTTCCGCCCGACCCCGACCTGGTCCGGATCGCCGATTTTTCGGCCAACTGGATCGTGCATTCCGTCAATGAACGCACCCTGAAAATAACGTACACCTGCCGCATCGATCCCGGCGGATCCATCCCGCCCAAAGTAGAGAATTTTGCGGCCTCGACCGGTGCTTACAACTCTTTTACCCTGATCCGGGACAACCTTTCTGCCCCGCGTTACCAGGGCAAAACGTTTTCGTTCATGCGGTAG
- a CDS encoding TonB-dependent receptor domain-containing protein, which yields MRYCLLSLFCLFLVGHVSAQPVGTPPALSSPGGPPEGSPKGNARITGYALDSALTKAVEFANVAVYDANSGKLIDGTVADEKGKFTLPRLAPGSYRLLVSFLGYAAKTVDNVVLSKGQTLDIGVVRLSATTRTLGEVTVAGRKALVEDKVDRLVYNADSDLAAKGGDATDILKKVPMLSVDLLGNVTLQGSSSVRVLINNKPSSILAGNLADALRQIPADLIKTVEVITSPSAKYDAEGSGGIINIITRKNTLQGLHLDVDSGLGNRNATLGLNGSFRQGKLGVNVNGNGRVIYNPSASDLNQTTFLGPGVAPVRTSQRIDAFDNGVFAQYALGLDYDLAKNQSLTAGVRLGIRDLSMDQHQTTSLYTADRAPAVSKRDVYSQNLSNSVDINVDYLHTYPRAGEGTPQELSLSSQYSRNKLTNNFDADLLDTTGLISTRQRNLNDATNQEFVLQADYQTPLSKSLQLEFGAKNTLRQVTSLYQYQRAGATTAFVTDDRRPSGSLDYDQDIAAAYVSATVTTRSKLTLKTGLRYEYTRIHASAGEQGRILIPDYGRLLPSVNIAQKVGQSASLKFGYTRRIRRPFIDDLNPNFNTVNPLNIRVGNPYLKPETVDRVELGYSTQIKKTYLNVSLYTRLNTDDIQSISQRSDTLVGAVVTRVTNIGKEYNYGSNVFVTLNPTARWSVNANLDVMYRFIQGQALDVTGLSRMISNEGFRWGGRLDTQLQLDQGWAMQATIGYRGRDINLQGYRIGFAQYSLGARKAFTNKRGSVGIAAENFLTRGMGFTSVLNSAQFDQDFRQYIYNASVRATFSYKFGSLNGAKVKEGKSARGEEN from the coding sequence ATGCGCTATTGTCTACTAAGTTTATTTTGCCTGTTTTTAGTGGGTCACGTATCGGCCCAGCCCGTCGGCACTCCTCCGGCGCTGTCCTCCCCGGGTGGACCGCCGGAAGGGTCCCCGAAAGGCAATGCCAGAATTACCGGGTATGCGCTCGATTCGGCCCTGACCAAAGCGGTCGAGTTTGCCAACGTTGCCGTATACGACGCTAACAGTGGCAAACTGATTGATGGGACCGTGGCCGACGAAAAAGGGAAATTTACGCTCCCCCGGCTGGCACCGGGCTCTTACCGGCTGCTGGTCTCGTTTCTGGGTTACGCGGCTAAAACCGTCGATAACGTCGTACTGAGCAAGGGCCAGACGCTGGACATTGGCGTGGTCCGGCTGAGTGCCACGACCCGGACGTTGGGCGAAGTGACGGTAGCGGGCCGTAAGGCGCTGGTTGAGGATAAGGTAGACCGGCTGGTTTACAATGCCGACAGCGACCTGGCCGCCAAAGGGGGGGATGCCACCGATATTCTCAAAAAAGTGCCGATGCTGTCGGTCGACCTGCTGGGCAACGTCACGCTGCAGGGTAGCTCCAGCGTTCGGGTGCTGATCAACAACAAACCGTCTTCCATACTGGCGGGTAACCTGGCCGACGCGCTGCGGCAAATACCGGCCGATCTGATCAAGACCGTTGAGGTGATAACCTCGCCTTCGGCCAAATACGATGCCGAAGGCAGCGGGGGTATTATCAACATCATCACCCGGAAGAACACGCTTCAGGGGCTGCACCTCGACGTCGACAGCGGCCTGGGCAACCGGAACGCGACACTGGGACTAAACGGGAGTTTTCGCCAGGGTAAACTGGGCGTTAATGTCAATGGCAACGGCCGGGTTATCTACAACCCATCGGCGTCCGACCTGAACCAGACCACCTTCCTGGGCCCGGGCGTGGCGCCCGTTCGTACCAGCCAGCGCATCGATGCTTTCGACAACGGAGTCTTTGCGCAGTATGCCCTGGGACTGGATTATGACCTGGCTAAAAATCAGTCGCTGACCGCGGGTGTACGGCTGGGTATCCGGGATTTGAGCATGGACCAGCACCAGACGACCAGTCTGTACACCGCCGATCGCGCCCCCGCCGTTTCAAAACGGGATGTGTACAGCCAGAACCTGTCCAACTCGGTCGACATCAACGTCGATTACCTCCATACGTACCCCCGGGCGGGCGAGGGGACTCCGCAGGAACTGAGCTTGTCTTCCCAGTATAGCCGCAACAAGCTGACCAACAATTTCGACGCTGACTTGCTGGACACGACGGGCCTGATCAGCACCCGGCAGCGAAACCTGAACGACGCAACCAACCAGGAGTTTGTACTTCAGGCCGATTATCAAACTCCGCTCAGCAAAAGCCTGCAGCTGGAATTTGGCGCGAAAAATACGCTGCGGCAGGTAACCAGCCTGTACCAGTACCAGCGGGCGGGTGCAACAACGGCCTTCGTTACGGACGATCGGCGTCCGTCGGGTTCACTCGATTACGACCAGGATATTGCCGCGGCCTACGTGTCGGCAACCGTCACGACACGTAGCAAACTAACCCTCAAGACGGGCTTGCGCTACGAGTACACGCGTATTCATGCTTCGGCCGGTGAGCAGGGCCGTATCCTTATTCCCGACTACGGACGGCTGTTACCCAGCGTGAACATAGCCCAGAAAGTAGGGCAGAGCGCCAGCCTGAAATTTGGCTATACCCGGCGTATCCGGCGGCCTTTTATCGATGACCTGAATCCTAATTTCAACACCGTCAATCCGCTGAATATCCGGGTTGGAAACCCGTACCTGAAGCCCGAAACCGTTGACCGGGTCGAACTGGGCTACAGCACGCAGATCAAAAAAACGTACCTGAACGTATCGCTCTATACCCGGCTCAATACCGACGATATTCAGTCGATCAGCCAGCGGTCCGATACACTGGTCGGAGCCGTCGTGACCCGCGTAACCAACATCGGTAAGGAATACAACTACGGCAGTAACGTGTTTGTAACCCTCAACCCAACCGCCCGCTGGAGCGTAAACGCCAACCTGGATGTGATGTATCGCTTCATTCAGGGGCAGGCGCTGGACGTAACGGGGCTGTCGCGCATGATCAGTAACGAGGGCTTCCGCTGGGGCGGTCGGCTGGATACCCAGTTGCAGCTCGACCAGGGCTGGGCCATGCAGGCGACTATTGGCTACCGGGGGCGCGACATCAACCTACAGGGGTACCGGATCGGCTTTGCCCAATACTCGCTCGGAGCCCGGAAGGCGTTCACCAACAAGCGGGGCAGCGTGGGCATAGCGGCCGAGAATTTCCTTACCCGGGGTATGGGCTTCACGTCCGTACTGAACTCGGCCCAGTTCGACCAGGATTTTCGGCAGTACATCTACAATGCCAGCGTGCGCGCAACGTTCAGTTACAAGTTCGGCAGCCTGAACGGGGCAAAAGTTAAAGAAGGGAAATCGGCCCGTGGTGAAGAAAACTAG